The genomic DNA tacacacacacagtactttgACATATACCCTGATCCACACAAGGCAGCTGTGCCATATATGTATAACGATTTGGCACTTTTGTTGAAGAATTATACAattcaaaagatcgaattttgcacgTGAGCggcatttaatgtgtgatttataaatcacacattcaatttataaatttaatgtttcactcatttaatatttttatattttacttccaatATTTTAAGTCATATTTTAACCTCGGTGTGTTATTCAAAGCGCGTACCATATAGATCCACTTAAACacaaacaatggtaaacataaaagcataaCGTGTAAATTAGCACAAAAATATAATCTATTTTAATAGTATAAAAAAACAATCATAATCGATTACCATTTCTCCAGAAGCTCCATGAAAAGTGTGTGTATACAACATCTAAAAAACAATTCTATTTAAATTAACCTTAAAACACAGTGACAAGATTACATTTTTACTTTCATTCACTTGTATATTGTTggcaggaaacaaaacatgtccagaaccaaaaacctttattttttttattaaaaatcaaaGCCGTTGTCTGATACAATACTAGTTCCCAGCGTcgctccccttcacaacggcgcttgtgcattcacgtgaaaaaataaagacttaatTTCCCAGTGAAAgctatgtgtctctatatatactgttgtgctgggattcaattactaattaattattcacttgaatcccagcacgtgaattcattacgtgcaaccccgtgctcatatattacatttaaccagcacgtgaagtgatttgtgccctcctcgtgcctaaatataaatctacacttttaactcacacgtgaaacacagacccgtttatatcccgtgtaccaatgactatacaccaacattaacacacgcaacatacaacacataatatgcacacaggggcggggcacattgccacatagctacatgtttttcttttccaatgcGTTACAGTGATTTACTGTGGTGTGAATTGAGCCGTGAAACAAACAGATAGGAATGTGTCATaacttttagttttgaacttgatCAATTCAGTACTACTGCTACGCCCatggtttcactaccataaatctCTGTGTGATTAGGATCGTATTGTTCAACGTGACTGCTGTAATACtaatagcagtctgtgtgaggagtACTTTTTGTGTTCTAATACAGACGTTAAAAATAGTCCTTAAaaagatttctatttattttccatgattgcatttatttaacaaactcgaacagtgaattattttcactgattcaGCCCTTCtcattgtttatcccttacagaataccccgcctcatttataacccagctacagaaaccgtCCCCCCGCAACCCAttcccccacttttgaaaccaaagttacgccactgcctgtactgacaattagtttcacattttcccttcaaatatgtaaatctcaagcttaatgctctactgccaaatgcatttttttcgtaCAGCACTTAATTCCACGTTAATATTTTATAAGACCTGAAAAGAGATACACAACAATGCAGGAAGTTGGTCTGTCGTTAATTTATGCAAGACGTATTTAGAGTGATCACGTAGAAGAACAAGTCAGGTTTACTTAAAGGGGAAAACCATAGAAAGGGAAACATATCTTtgcggaaaatatgcaaaaataatttgataatatattttactgttaagttgcgtttaaatgtataatacaaattttaaacaaaaatatttttaatccacgtttacggtttaaatgtttaaaccctTACAGCCCTACAATATATGCTCCCATCTACGTTAATGTCTGCAAAATTCACTTGTTATATTGGGAAGAGTATAAGTATATAATGAAaagtctaaaatatattttggtaACAGGTCTCCTAAAAGCTTCTGTGGTGTGTTACACAGGTAGTAATGCAGAGTTTGTTTGGTGATTGGTTTATACCATGTTTGTCTTTCTGGAAACTGAATGTGGGCAGGTGCCCCAATTTGCTGAAGAACATGCTGGGCATCCTGGTGAAGTCTTTCATAAGATCCGATAAAATCATATGTTACAGCACATGGCTGGCATAAATTGTAAATGGGCATCCAGTGCTCATTCATTTTCTCCACATCCTCATCGAGCAAGTAGTGTAGAAATTCAGCAAATGTAACATCATCTCCATTAGTTTTCCCAGGATTCTTTCTGTACCTTTTGACTATCTCTACACCATACCTCTTCTGGTAAGCTTCAATCTCTCCAAACTTGTTCCTGTAGGCTGACAAAAGGCGTTCCATGGGGTCTCTCACGAACATAAatttaaagtatgtttttaacCTGTACTTGATTTCCTCTGGTTTCAAGTCTGCAAGAAAGACCAAGTCATTCTTGTGATCCATCTTTATGTTTACACCCACATTCTCCAAAGCCCCATTAAGGACTTTCATAACTCGTTTCCAGTTGGAGCAGGCAACTTTGGGCACATAACAGTACAGGAACTTGTGCTTGTCGCTGACTAAAATATGCTGAAGAACAGTCCTCCTTTGTATTGGAGGAAGTGACCAAATGCTGTGGGGCATGTTCTTCTGACCGCACATGGTGCGGATAGTACGATTGCGTATTTCTTGAACAATCTGAAAGAAAATAAAGTAGGTTTAGTAACAGTAAAATACATGTAAACCTAAAAATAGTAGTATCTTGTTTCATACACATTCCATTCTGACACTATTGCTTTTAGCATTTGCCAATTTAAAAGACCCCAGATAAACATCCAAATTACTGTCCTGTATTTACAATTGAAGAAATATTTTGAACAGAAAAGCTCTTACAGCGTAAAACACCAAGGTTACACTGAGTCTAATCTTTAAAGTTTTAGCTTACTATGCGCACAGTTGGCAGTACCTGTATAGAAAATGAACAGGAACTTGTTAACCTCATTGAATAACGAGCAGGTAATTCTCACAATGACTACACCCATCAGCACCTCATATACGAAAGAAAATGCAATCACACGCAGCAAGCCTAGtacaacaaaaatacacattatCAATAGACTTGACTAACAAAAAAACAGTGTCCTTTATATCCAATCGTAGAAAAAGTCCACAATCgagtaatcaaaaaaaaaaagaaaaaagaatgtcTCGAAATATGACGAAAAAAAACTCCAGCAAAAAAttatccaaaaaaaacaaaaaacattccaaGACAAAAACCAAACCGCCTACGTTAATCCAGCCagcaactacaaataaaaaataaatcagttggATCTCATCCAATGTTGAAGAAACAGGATGATTGTTTTTAAACCTCAGCAAGATCCCGCTGCTGCATAATCCCCAGAGCAGGATAAGGAGGTCAGTTCCTGAATCTCCACAGCCAGACGAGCTGCTTCACTGTAGCGTTAATGGTAGTACTGCTGAACTTAATTTAGAAGAAACACTTTGTCTACAAAACGACTACTAAAAGAACCAACCGCAGTTACATATAAAGCAAACTGGCTAAAAAGCTTTAAGTAACTTCCATATGACAAACAATGCGGTCAAGCCACAACACTGAGCTGGAAGATGACGTCCACAGGAACAGCCGACAGGTAGGGAAAGCAAGCCGGTCGCCTAAACCCCATCGCCCTCAGAATATACAGGCACGGAAAAGGGAGTGACACCTATacgtagggacctacctaaatcgcgatttcgcggatttcgcgaaaaatcgtgaaattgaggggtcaccgcaaaattcacctcttaggggccaatgcatacaaacaagtacagagaggaaaaaaaaggtaaaaacacCTGTaccaatcagcagctacactgacatctgtgtcatccaatggaagcaccgaaagttttttttgctcttgtttgattgggtAATTCAGACGACTCTGTCCAACccctcactccccccccccccccccccccaaaaaacaactcAGAACTCGGGGGAAAaaactgatgcctgatgactgactcgaggagggttgaggattGACTAGAGGAAGAGGGttaggattgactcgaggaggggtgacgattgactcgaggaggggtgaggtctgaggatgtcctaaaatggacactgtTATGCCGTCATGTTCAATTAGGTGTACAATCAAACTTCTGCcgttttttattatgtttttattattattattattattattattattattattattattattattattattattattattattataacactgGGTATAGAGCACTGAACTTAACGCCTGGCCAGGCTTTCTGTTGTACAATTAAGTACAGTAGGTGACAAGCTTATTGTGACACTTCTTTATGTGGGCACTACCACACTATATTTGAAGAAGATTCTGCTAAAACAttcttgatttgttttgtttagcttttACATAATTATTTATGTTCAGAACCTCCAGATCCTCATAAGACTGCACTTGCCTGTATTTTTCTTTCTGAGCAAATGTGCTATGAAGGACACTTTACAAGTGCTATCTTTAGCTGTAAGCACTTAACGTAACACCACAATTTGCAGTAGCAAGAGAGAAGCACACaatctaaataaataatgtaatattataattttaaaaaaaaacccaacatgtGTTTTAATTAAGGTACTAATTTGGACGATTGTGCCATGACACCCTGTGTCCAAACCACAGAAGTCTGCACTTAGATTGAGCAACAGCTGaaaataattaacatttaaattgaATAGCTACAGACCTCAATTTATTATGCAAAGTTATGGGAGGGGTGACATTTGTTGCAAGATATACTTTAAAAACTATTGTGAAGCTGTGTCAATATAAACCCTGCCAGATATTTCGTCTTTTTGATCACGCTGCACATTCCCTGCCTTACCCAGACAGGAGAATACATGCGTACTGTATCAATGCATTGTACCACCACCACCATAGGATCACTGCTTTAGACCACAGCATCGTCTAAGTTCAAAACAAATATACTATTTGATTAAACGTATGCATATAGTTGGTACTgtctatttacaaaataaaaacaggacaagGGGTTCTGAGGAATTTCCGAGGAGCACTTTGTACGTGCTGTAAAATTGTCGAACTCcctctttttttgtttgattgaaaATCCAAACTGTAAAAAACGTCTATGTACTAGCCAAGCGTGTAttataacatttcattttttgaatCTCTACTCACATTTGGCATGTTTAGTTTtaacataaaaatgtatttcttgcaAAATGCTCACAATCGAGCAAAGTGATTTTGGAAAAAGACAGATATTTTCCTTGCTGACAGTTAGCAGAAGCGTGTCTGTACAGTTCTTACTGAAGAGAGGCAAAGATAGgcagcttgtgtgcctgcagatTAAACTTTGGAATGTAAAACAAACTGGtttatttggggttttgtttgaGATGAAGCAAAGTTCGATGTATAACTACAGAAGACTATAATTAACAAGCAACCATCATTTAGTATGTCAATCATAAATGATGGTGAAACAACTGCAGATTTACTTTGGAGTTTTCACGAACGAGCGTGGTTACACGTAGTAGGTTACTATGTCAAATTTGTATCTTTTTTAGAACATTCTTGAGTCATAGCTGatccgttttttttgtttttgttttttctagtgATAAAGTGGTACAACGTAATGCATGATTGGCATATACAATAACATGCATTAAGGAGTTAACTATCTGAAAGTACAGAAACCAGAAAAGTTACGGTGTCGTGTTACAATAGAATTGCAATGAGGTGCCTATTACTTTCTTACCTGGTATTCTGTATCCACGATTGGATCTTGACCACTTGCGTTCCTTATGAAGTCAGATTTTACCCCAATACCCCGGGGTGGCGGGGTCTCCATGTGGTTGAGCATCCCCTTTTCAATCATCAAGAAGAGACCACCAGACGCTACAATCACGGCGAACGTCAGCACCGATGGTATAACTACTAAATGCCTTCTTAGGGAGACTGTATTTACAGGTGGCCTCAAATTAACCAAAGAACCGCTTCTTGCTATATTACTCTGTGCCATTCCAATGTCCAACCTGCGAGGTAATATTGTAGTTAGTTATTTAATAGTACGGTACAAAAATAGTGTAACGTGCACTAAAACGTTTCTACTAATATAGCTCAGTCTCCAACTTCCAACAGCGTATGCTTGCAAGACGAATGTCACACGCCGCACACCGCAAGTCTGGTACTCTTATAACTCCGTCTAACTCCACCTCTACTGATCCCACCCatgtgaagtctttttttttgtctacggaatctacttttctctgtattgtcaatgTCGTTACATGTAACAGgcccattttatttatgtttttcaaataatgaatacaccggcattgcgttctaaataaaccatttgatCATCATTACGTTTATAAAGGCAGTATTAATTAATGCGcttaagtttccatataatatatacaaaagcatTAATCGTTGtggtatgtaatgtatgtaaaaaaaagacaatctgcAAGCATTGTTGGGAACTCATACGGAAAGaacatatattaaaagcaatatatgttcaacttttttatgttgcttttgtatgtgtatttatatatgttcATAAATAAACCATATGTGGTTTTGGCacaaaattggcccctttttgtaGTATGTACAATATAAGGATTTTATGTGTTTGTATATGTAATATACATTGCTCCCCATATATGTTATTTGTTCtgcaaatatgtgtttttatagtttaaatatgctttttttaatcatttaaatatgcttttataatataatttaaatggttttttaaaatataattttaattgttttttatactttaaatatgcttttttacACGTTAAATATGCCTATTTTATACGTTAAATATGTGTTTCTTATACTTTGAATATGATTTGTTTTATAAGTTATTCAAGatgtttttttatactttaatacTTTACATGTACTGTTTTTATAATGGAAATATACCCCTTCATTTTGTGAATGTTCTATACAAATCTACATATTTTCATATCCATGAACCAATGAAGAAAAAcgtgaaaacattaaaatacacgCAACATCTATAAATATAGTTGTCGTCAAAGGTTTACAtatccagagcccgctccttctccacccttgctccgcagtggtggaatgaccttcctacagatgtcaggactgcccagtccctgaccacattccggcgcctccttaagactcacctcttcaaacagcacctgtagaactcctctgtttgtatcctgggacactatcacccttcatgtaaatgtgctttattttgctcttatctgccccctattttactgcatttaatcctgtacttcagaatactgtaatctgccaagtgtttaatctgtagtactttgtatttaatcatatcctgatgtaactatcactatttaatcatatcctgatgtaactatcactattatctgctgtattattgaattgtggtttgtcacacttgtactttgcttgaacaaaagttattgtatttcttgctcttattggaTTACTTGTATTgtcacatttgaaatgtatttgcttacgattctaagtcgccctggataagggcgtctgctaagaaataaataataataataataatattagtccAAATTCAGCTGTTCTTGTAAAACCTTATGTCCCATATCAGATTAAGAGTTCTCTTTTGAGATAAGAATTGTACTATGGGTCTTCCATTATTGAGACATGCCCAGCATAAACTCTGGAAAGATGTATAGGTCTGGCTGAAGTCCAATCGAGCACATTGGTCTGCCTGAGCAGAAACTGaaatattaaagcagaaaaaggaATAGTGTTGGCTTCTTTCTTCAGTTCTTGTGTTTTGACagaagctgagcacaatgaatagGTACAGGACTGGCCAGGTATCAACAATTTCACGGTAACATATATTCATGATTTTTTAACTCCAAATACTATTTTTTGAGTAACtttaatacatgtaaaacatacataacattttaaaacagcagtcTTTATTAAAGTATACAAAATGAAGTCTGTATATACAACCAGCTCTTCCATAGATTGTCAAACAGTCACAATTTAGCATGTCCTAACTCCAACTGCCCCTTGTTAAATCAGCGATTGTAACATACTGATTAAATTATAGAGTATTAAAGAAATATTTAACCTATCTAGCCAACTTTAGAAAACTAACCAGTAATTAGCTGTACCAGCTACATTATGCATAAAACAAACAGTGAATTTTACCAAAGAAAATTGTATGAAACCCTGTACAGAAATACCATTTTATAAATGTTctatatacatgtacatataggactattattattattattattattattattattattattattatttagggctgcaacgaagggtacgttTTGACCTTCGAGGGTTCcaaacacattaccgaaggaaggttcgaacatACAATgatactaatttgcataatttactggtgacatcaccatagctagttgtttatatttgattgaaaatcttatttttatataaatggaataaaacattcacatgtagtttaaaaatacattctatagaacaataatcatgtttttataataattgttacaacatatcacattatacattatttaacattatacagatatcacattatttttacatacaattacccatttatacagttgggtttttactggagcaatctaggtaaagtaccttgctccagggtacagcagcagtgtcccccacttgggattgaacccacaaccctccggtcaagagtccagagccctaaccactactctacactgctgccaaTTAAAAGAACTCCAGCGGACTttggcaaaacaaagctttatttaacagtcaccgttccaagcaggttaacggtcacggtcacggtcacattttactactattaaaaagaataataataataatatgaacctacgcttgtcaagtgaccccggagattggttgtgcctcgaTGATACACCAGCagttgcttgcacagtttgcattcaactttttttttggtcatctgggcatttaacaaaaaatcccaaacagcagaggggtttctttcaatacagcttacgctgtACAATGCTTTGCTGTCGGGATGGCGGATGAAGAAATTAAAGATCttcctctggataacacgagcagGAAGGGGGAGGGGCGGACAGtgctcatttttttaaattaaaattattagtgttagcgtatattttgtatgtttcaaacatattctaccatagcacttctcttacactgtacTCTAGGTATTCAGtgtatattttactgaagcaatacacacacacagtactttgACATATACCCTGATCCACACAAGGCAGCTGTGCCATATATGTATAACGATTTGGCACTTTTGTTGAAGAATTATACAattcaaaagatcgaattttgcacgTGAGCggcatttaatgtgtgatttataaatcacacattcaatttataaatttaatgtttcactcatttaatatttttatattttacttccaatATTTTAAGTCATATTTTAACCTCGGTGTGTTATTCAAAGCGCGTACCATATAGATCCACTTAAACacaaacaatggtaaacataaaagcataaCGTGTAAATTAGCACAAAAATATAATCTATTTTAATAGTATAAAAAAACAATCATAATCGATTACCATTTCTCCAGAAGCTCCATGAAAAGTGTGTGTATACAACATCTAAAAAACAATTCTATTTAAATTAACCTTAAAACACAGTGACAAGATTACATTTTTACTTTCATTCACTTGTATATTGTTggcaggaaacaaaacatgtccagaaccaaaaacctttattttttttattaaaaatcaaaGCCGTTGTCTGATACAATACTAGTTCCCAGCGTcgctccccttcacaacggcgcttgtgcattcacgtgaaaaaataaagacttaatTTCCCAGTGAAAgctatgtgtctctatatatactgttgtgctgggattcaattactaattaattattcacttgaatcccagcacgtgaattcattacgtgcaaccccgtgctcatatattacatttaaccagcacgtgaagtgatttgtgccctcctcgtgcctaaatataaatctacacttttaactcacacgtgaaacacagacccgtttatatcccgtgtaccaatgactatacaccaacattaacacacgcaacatacaacacataatatgcacacaggggcggggcacattgccacatagctacatgtttttcttttccaatgcGTTACAGTGATTTACTGTGGTGTGAATTGAGCCGTGAAACAAACAGATAGGAATGTGTCATaacttttagttttgaacttgatCAATTCAGTACTACTGCTACGCCCatggtttcactaccataaatctCTGTGTGATTAGGATCGTATTGTTCAACGTGACTGCTGTAATACtaatagcagtctgtgtgaggagtACTTTTTGTGTTCTAATACAGACGTTAAAAATAGTCCTTAAaaagatttctatttattttccatgattgcatttatttaacaaactcgaacagtgaattattttcactgattcaGCCCTTCtcattgtttatcccttacagaataccccgcctcatttataacccagctacagaaaccgtCCCCCCGCCACCCAttcccccacttttgaaaccaaagctacgccactgcctgtactgacaattagtttcacattttcccttcaaatatgtaaatctcaagcttaatgctctactgccaaatgcatttttttcgtaCAGCACTTAATTCCACGTTAATATTTTATAAGACCTGAAAAGAGATACACAACAATGCAGGAAGTTGGTCTGTCGTTAATTTATGCAAGACGTATTTAGAGTGATCACGTAGAAGAACAAGTCAGGTTTACTTAAAGGGGAAAACCATAGAAAGGGAAACATATCTTtgcggaaaatatgcaaaaataatttgataatatattttactgttaagttgcgtttaaatgtataatacaaattttaaacaaaaatatttttaatccacgtttacggtttaaatgtttaaaccctTACAGCCCTACAATATATGCTCCCATCTACGTTAATGTCTGCAAAATTCACTTGTTATATTGGGAAGAGTATAAGTATATAATGA from Acipenser ruthenus chromosome 2, fAciRut3.2 maternal haplotype, whole genome shotgun sequence includes the following:
- the LOC131699813 gene encoding carbohydrate sulfotransferase 14-like, producing the protein MAQSNIARSGSLVNLRPPVNTVSLRRHLVVIPSVLTFAVIVASGGLFLMIEKGMLNHMETPPPRGIGVKSDFIRNASGQDPIVDTEYQIVQEIRNRTIRTMCGQKNMPHSIWSLPPIQRRTVLQHILVSDKHKFLYCYVPKVACSNWKRVMKVLNGALENVGVNIKMDHKNDLVFLADLKPEEIKYRLKTYFKFMFVRDPMERLLSAYRNKFGEIEAYQKRYGVEIVKRYRKNPGKTNGDDVTFAEFLHYLLDEDVEKMNEHWMPIYNLCQPCAVTYDFIGSYERLHQDAQHVLQQIGAPAHIQFPERQTWYKPITKQTLHYYLCNTPQKLLGDLLPKYILDFSLYTYTLPNITSEFCRH